A genomic segment from Deinococcus fonticola encodes:
- a CDS encoding helix-turn-helix domain-containing protein encodes MTTPPPFYTPPPGVPACLTRGQVARVLNMGEETVKGWLRSGALPSERFNEGASWRYVRADVLMNFAARYGFPLHWETVL; translated from the coding sequence ATGACCACACCCCCCCCGTTCTATACGCCCCCGCCGGGCGTGCCTGCCTGCCTGACCCGTGGGCAGGTGGCCCGCGTGCTGAACATGGGCGAGGAAACCGTGAAGGGCTGGCTCAGGAGTGGCGCACTGCCTTCCGAGCGGTTCAATGAGGGCGCGTCCTGGCGTTACGTCCGGGCTGATGTGCTGATGAACTTTGCGGCCCGGTACGGTTTCCCGCTGCACTGGGAAACAGTTCTGTAA
- a CDS encoding bifunctional DNA primase/polymerase: MNTVLNAALEAVTRGWSVFPVQTKGSFAKKPHWCLVDTGHSREVDGKLRPSWAALQHTPPTPEQVRTWYARETDKGVAVVTGAVSGLIVLDFDGAAGEQLRERLGLPAHVRTGSGGAHVYLQHPGWKVATLNSKAKKEMGEKWPGLDIRADGGYAVMPPSENASGPYRWEAQPGMPEPLPLDTLPADLRAFLGLVEAPRVSSPAPRAAEPPRASYAARSGDGRVNAALLIDRALKQVDSGAGRNNAGAWLAAQLRDNGYSESEALPHMEAYAGRVGSHDTHGQHDPYTVSQARASLQSMYSRAARKPWEARQTSTPDFSTPQPGKPSQPAQQAEPEQLALPADVPVIVTGEAALAPVEAALKLDPELATARRTLTGEELRSLVQDGRPVFIIKPTQAQERALDASGVEWYTLPDLPLTASPEELLRAIEGGMVDALPITGNLDFLQDELPALADLRLKRGGNTYPTGLQDFDEAIGGGFYDGLHVLGGVTGGGKTALALAIAEHNARQGRPVLYVTFEQSRYELWGRLISTKVGVGLRQLRTGGTAEHPVGEQLRRSPAYQDLTQTVGPYLTVNEGNGVDGGAWGVDRIAAQVKRLKAVHGVSPLVILDYLQRMPAGDNKDRRHQIDETVTALQVRLGRELNTPLLLISSVGRGNYGELLKEPLEARLSVFKESGGVEYTAYTASLLYPLGAQDVMLLGLESAPVPGSGRAALKGLWKYLVLDLVKNREGEAPRQWIVKWHPARGTFEVVRAVDVSELEGISGNGGRKGGKA, encoded by the coding sequence GTGAACACCGTCCTGAATGCGGCCCTGGAAGCCGTCACTCGCGGGTGGAGCGTGTTTCCCGTGCAGACGAAGGGCAGCTTTGCCAAGAAGCCGCACTGGTGCCTGGTGGACACCGGGCACAGCAGGGAAGTGGACGGCAAACTCAGGCCGAGCTGGGCGGCCCTCCAGCACACGCCGCCCACGCCGGAACAGGTACGCACCTGGTACGCCCGCGAGACTGACAAGGGCGTAGCGGTGGTGACGGGTGCCGTGTCCGGGCTGATCGTGCTGGACTTCGACGGGGCCGCCGGTGAGCAACTGCGCGAGCGCCTGGGCTTACCTGCTCACGTCCGCACAGGCAGCGGCGGCGCTCACGTCTACCTTCAGCATCCGGGCTGGAAGGTGGCCACGCTGAACAGCAAAGCGAAAAAAGAAATGGGGGAGAAGTGGCCGGGCCTGGACATTCGGGCCGATGGTGGATATGCGGTCATGCCCCCCAGTGAGAACGCCAGCGGCCCGTATCGCTGGGAAGCGCAGCCGGGAATGCCGGAACCTTTACCCCTGGATACCCTTCCGGCAGATCTGCGGGCTTTCCTGGGCCTGGTGGAAGCCCCACGGGTCTCTTCACCCGCGCCGCGTGCTGCTGAGCCTCCTAGAGCCTCCTACGCGGCCCGCAGTGGTGACGGGCGCGTGAACGCCGCGCTGCTGATCGACCGGGCTTTGAAGCAAGTGGACAGTGGCGCAGGGCGCAACAATGCCGGGGCATGGCTGGCCGCGCAACTGCGGGACAACGGTTACAGCGAATCGGAAGCCCTGCCGCACATGGAAGCCTACGCTGGCCGCGTAGGCTCGCACGATACGCACGGCCAGCACGATCCCTATACCGTCAGTCAGGCCCGCGCCAGCCTACAAAGCATGTACTCGCGGGCGGCGCGGAAACCGTGGGAAGCCCGGCAGACTTCCACGCCAGACTTCAGCACACCGCAGCCGGGAAAGCCGTCACAGCCAGCACAGCAGGCAGAGCCGGAACAGCTAGCACTTCCGGCAGACGTGCCGGTGATCGTGACCGGCGAGGCCGCCCTCGCGCCAGTCGAGGCAGCCCTCAAGCTGGATCCTGAACTGGCCACGGCACGGCGCACCCTCACGGGTGAGGAACTGCGCTCACTCGTACAGGACGGGCGACCTGTCTTCATCATTAAGCCCACGCAGGCACAGGAACGGGCCTTAGACGCTTCCGGGGTGGAGTGGTACACCCTGCCTGACCTGCCCCTCACGGCCAGCCCTGAAGAGCTGCTGAGGGCCATTGAAGGCGGCATGGTGGACGCCCTGCCCATTACCGGGAACCTGGACTTCCTTCAGGACGAACTGCCCGCCCTGGCCGATCTTCGATTGAAGCGCGGCGGGAACACGTACCCCACGGGCTTACAGGACTTCGACGAAGCCATAGGCGGCGGATTCTATGACGGCCTTCACGTCCTGGGCGGCGTCACGGGCGGCGGTAAGACGGCCCTGGCGCTGGCCATTGCGGAACATAACGCCAGGCAGGGCCGCCCCGTCCTGTACGTCACTTTTGAGCAGAGCCGCTATGAGCTGTGGGGCCGACTCATCAGCACGAAAGTAGGTGTAGGACTGCGGCAACTTCGTACCGGCGGCACCGCAGAGCATCCCGTGGGGGAACAACTGCGGCGCAGCCCGGCCTATCAGGACTTGACGCAGACCGTCGGCCCTTATCTGACCGTGAATGAGGGCAACGGCGTCGACGGTGGGGCGTGGGGCGTGGATCGAATCGCGGCGCAGGTGAAGCGCCTGAAGGCCGTTCACGGCGTCTCCCCCCTGGTGATCCTCGATTACCTCCAGCGGATGCCCGCCGGGGACAACAAAGACCGGCGGCATCAGATCGACGAAACAGTAACGGCCCTTCAGGTGAGGCTGGGCCGGGAACTGAATACGCCGCTGCTGCTGATCTCCAGTGTGGGACGCGGGAATTATGGCGAGCTGCTGAAGGAACCGCTGGAAGCCCGTCTGAGCGTGTTCAAGGAATCCGGTGGAGTCGAGTACACCGCTTATACGGCTAGCCTCTTATATCCACTGGGGGCGCAGGACGTGATGCTGCTGGGCCTGGAGTCGGCACCTGTGCCCGGCAGCGGACGGGCGGCCCTCAAGGGCTTGTGGAAGTACCTGGTGCTGGATCTGGTGAAAAACCGTGAAGGGGAAGCTCCCCGGCAGTGGATCGTGAAATGGCATCCGGCCAGGGGGACATTCGAGGTTGTCAGGGCTGTGGACGTGAGCGAGCTGGAAGGAATCAGCGGCAACGGTGGCCGCAAAGGTGGTAAAGCATGA
- a CDS encoding helix-turn-helix domain-containing protein — MDEMLEEIDEMRRMPEDPMRLIKKQTLQMLEREREYPEWAAYEKEHLEEVDIYEGLKIVLQAQEEADFNFVVAYKQLRLKRLIRGTKKGSAKEKKLVAEFEALGPDVTNQAEEMFQALTDRVWEAGYVSVGGVAHFKVKPGAPYPPEGDVYAYRQIPRAGLIAGSRPFKAKARARGGKRAAPSQYEERPLHSTATGWAIAHSFTAMQQRGGWDLVEQGALKVERGYPVSLKSEKVHIVYFLGELEFEDDLHPQPFGAAQTTEILKRWGLLHSFLHAGLCVALSESNGRGVELGEKDLLYISGLKTAFEKGHIKKAVAIERIRAALKDLGTLSAAVRSTDRRIETDRQPLFINQPVVISADGEAKSIAAHIAPGHWLKRFFGPDRPHYDIPRELFTLPAGLPSWLGIWLTANVWRFDKGRRVPLRKVLEGIIPQVKPENAEEWEGHSITWAELEPEERTPQTAARMKKCRETLREQLPRIESILTAHNIAFKIHGNKRTGTTWEEFLDSPTSLSIVGIESRRPLLDRVLDTVEPEKKLTGETIKAALKAAGMKQGELAKLLGVSAVMVTYWLKPADDPKAKAITPEYTAKIRELLRLEN; from the coding sequence ATGGACGAGATGCTTGAAGAAATCGACGAGATGCGCCGCATGCCCGAAGACCCCATGAGGTTAATTAAAAAGCAGACATTGCAAATGCTTGAGCGGGAAAGAGAATATCCCGAGTGGGCCGCATACGAGAAAGAACATCTCGAAGAAGTTGATATCTACGAAGGTTTAAAAATCGTACTCCAGGCTCAAGAGGAGGCCGACTTTAACTTTGTAGTTGCCTACAAACAGCTTCGTTTGAAACGTCTTATTCGAGGCACAAAGAAAGGAAGCGCAAAAGAGAAGAAGCTAGTCGCTGAATTTGAAGCACTCGGGCCAGACGTTACGAACCAGGCAGAGGAGATGTTTCAAGCCCTAACTGATCGAGTTTGGGAAGCGGGCTATGTATCAGTCGGCGGCGTGGCTCACTTCAAGGTCAAACCCGGCGCACCGTATCCGCCTGAAGGAGACGTGTACGCCTATCGGCAAATTCCCCGGGCGGGGCTGATCGCAGGGAGTCGGCCCTTCAAAGCGAAAGCACGCGCCAGAGGCGGGAAGCGGGCCGCACCTTCTCAGTATGAAGAGAGGCCGCTACACAGTACGGCTACGGGCTGGGCGATTGCTCATAGCTTTACAGCCATGCAGCAGCGGGGCGGCTGGGATTTAGTTGAACAGGGCGCATTGAAGGTAGAGCGCGGCTACCCTGTCAGCCTCAAATCTGAAAAAGTTCACATCGTCTACTTCCTGGGTGAACTGGAATTCGAGGATGATCTTCACCCGCAGCCCTTCGGGGCGGCGCAAACTACCGAAATTCTGAAGCGGTGGGGCTTGCTGCATTCCTTCCTTCACGCGGGGCTATGTGTTGCCCTGAGCGAGAGCAACGGGCGCGGGGTGGAGCTGGGCGAGAAGGATCTTCTCTATATTTCTGGCCTGAAAACTGCCTTCGAGAAGGGCCATATTAAAAAAGCCGTTGCCATTGAGAGAATTCGGGCAGCACTGAAGGATCTGGGCACACTAAGTGCAGCCGTCCGTTCCACAGATCGACGTATAGAAACTGACCGGCAGCCGCTTTTCATCAATCAGCCTGTTGTGATTAGTGCAGATGGAGAAGCTAAGAGCATCGCGGCTCACATTGCCCCTGGACACTGGCTGAAAAGATTCTTTGGCCCTGACAGGCCGCACTACGATATCCCCAGAGAGCTTTTCACCCTACCTGCTGGCCTTCCTTCATGGCTGGGAATCTGGCTCACGGCCAATGTATGGCGATTCGACAAGGGTCGGCGAGTACCGCTGAGGAAAGTACTGGAGGGGATAATCCCCCAAGTCAAACCAGAAAATGCAGAGGAATGGGAAGGGCACAGCATCACATGGGCGGAACTGGAGCCTGAAGAGCGGACGCCCCAGACAGCCGCCCGCATGAAGAAATGCCGTGAGACGCTTCGTGAGCAGCTTCCACGCATTGAGTCGATACTGACAGCCCATAATATTGCCTTCAAAATCCACGGCAACAAGCGCACCGGCACAACCTGGGAAGAATTTCTAGACTCGCCTACGTCACTATCCATTGTGGGGATCGAATCACGGCGGCCATTACTTGACCGCGTGCTGGACACTGTTGAACCTGAAAAGAAACTCACTGGTGAAACGATCAAGGCCGCATTGAAGGCGGCGGGTATGAAGCAGGGTGAGCTGGCAAAGCTCTTAGGCGTGTCTGCGGTAATGGTGACTTACTGGCTCAAGCCTGCTGACGATCCGAAAGCAAAAGCGATAACACCTGAATACACGGCCAAAATCAGGGAACTGCTGAGGCTTGAAAATTAA
- a CDS encoding helix-turn-helix domain-containing protein, which yields MGTLKSHLPEIMGRHRIKQTELAEAGELRYATVNDFYNGKSKRIDFATIAGVVQGLRRLSGHPYTVGDLFEYVEE from the coding sequence ATGGGAACCTTAAAGAGTCATCTACCGGAGATCATGGGGCGTCATCGAATCAAGCAGACAGAGCTGGCTGAAGCCGGGGAACTGCGGTACGCAACCGTCAACGACTTCTATAACGGCAAATCAAAGCGAATCGACTTCGCCACAATCGCGGGCGTCGTGCAAGGGCTGAGGCGTCTCAGTGGCCATCCGTACACCGTGGGCGACCTGTTCGAGTACGTGGAGGAATAG